The Nostoc sp. KVJ3 genome window below encodes:
- a CDS encoding ParM/StbA family protein, which translates to MTAIYSNAKNWLVQADLLAKSGLTDLTGGKDAGAGYGKAIIGDFSIMMPAAYSLVRNRNIMHHETISKDGCWLRYVEGSRLDLKDVQFFWGSAALAQSDHTLLHEDKAKKAELALESILADLAVLNIPSGIKLSISLSNHNPERWGQEIKRRVEGTHTFEHLHPVTRSIVTKTVEIVVTGIYPEGFGSIAHCLFGEASLVLDPSELAIALDIGSSTWLVTVFNGSGAVIDRHLIEGGAGELHSMIAEALDKRNDRVSLLSKDVKHSPSLVNQGILEGTFTYGGNHLTGKKFEAEYSQCLDQWWSNRIEKFANFVTAGNYLDRAKYLVAWGGGVSLPVVDQNLAGLGFVILNNPQFINALGLKLLTQISIGA; encoded by the coding sequence ATGACAGCTATATATTCCAATGCCAAAAATTGGCTAGTTCAAGCAGACTTGTTAGCCAAATCCGGGCTAACTGACCTCACAGGAGGTAAAGACGCAGGAGCAGGGTATGGCAAGGCAATCATCGGTGATTTTTCGATCATGATGCCAGCCGCATACTCACTTGTTCGCAACCGCAACATCATGCACCACGAAACCATCTCAAAAGATGGCTGCTGGCTGCGGTATGTAGAAGGTTCTCGCCTGGACTTAAAAGATGTTCAATTCTTCTGGGGCAGTGCGGCTCTAGCTCAAAGTGACCACACCTTGCTGCACGAGGATAAGGCGAAAAAAGCAGAACTGGCACTAGAAAGCATCCTTGCAGACTTAGCAGTTCTGAATATTCCTTCGGGGATAAAGCTTTCAATTAGTTTGAGCAACCACAACCCCGAACGCTGGGGCCAAGAGATTAAGCGCAGAGTTGAAGGGACTCACACCTTTGAACATCTGCACCCTGTAACCCGTTCCATTGTCACCAAGACAGTTGAGATTGTTGTTACAGGCATTTACCCCGAAGGATTTGGAAGCATTGCCCACTGCTTATTCGGTGAAGCGTCCCTGGTGCTTGACCCCTCAGAATTAGCGATCGCACTTGATATCGGTTCATCAACTTGGCTTGTAACTGTCTTTAACGGCAGTGGTGCAGTGATTGACCGTCACCTGATTGAAGGTGGAGCGGGTGAACTGCATTCGATGATTGCAGAGGCACTAGACAAGCGAAACGACCGAGTAAGTCTGCTGTCCAAGGATGTGAAGCACTCGCCCAGCTTGGTGAACCAGGGCATTCTAGAAGGGACTTTCACTTATGGAGGCAACCACCTCACGGGCAAGAAGTTCGAGGCAGAGTACAGCCAGTGTCTTGATCAGTGGTGGAGTAACAGGATTGAGAAATTCGCCAACTTTGTGACTGCTGGCAATTATCTAGACCGCGCTAAATACCTTGTCGCTTGGGGTGGGGGTGTTTCGCTGCCAGTGGTGGATCAAAACTTAGCCGGTTTAGGCTTTGTGATTTTGAACAATCCCCAATTTATCAATGCCTTGGGGTTGAAGCTATTAACTCAAATTTCAATTGGAGCTTAA